A single genomic interval of Caldisericia bacterium harbors:
- the rnc gene encoding ribonuclease III, producing the protein MKSLIRKLREEFGLEIRDEEIIRVALTHTSFREYNAPINFERLEFLGDSVVNLLVSEYLFKKYPNEKEGELSKKRSYLISEKNLSYLAKKLKLNEFILLGRGEELDKGREKERILCDTFEAFIASLYLQLDFNSLRNFFNLLLDEYFPSEFLDTKTKLQEITQEKFKVTPEYVLLEERGPEHDKEFEVGVYIKGKLMGLGKGKSKKEAEKEAAREAIERLGEE; encoded by the coding sequence ATGAAATCTCTCATTAGAAAATTAAGGGAGGAGTTTGGATTAGAGATAAGGGATGAGGAAATTATAAGAGTTGCTCTGACACACACATCATTTAGGGAATATAACGCTCCCATTAACTTTGAAAGATTGGAATTTTTAGGTGATTCTGTGGTGAACCTTCTTGTTTCAGAATACTTGTTTAAAAAATATCCGAATGAGAAAGAGGGGGAACTTTCAAAGAAGAGATCATATCTTATAAGTGAGAAGAATCTCTCTTACCTTGCAAAAAAACTTAAACTTAATGAATTTATTCTTCTCGGAAGAGGTGAAGAACTGGATAAGGGTAGGGAGAAGGAGAGAATACTTTGCGATACTTTTGAAGCATTTATAGCTTCCCTCTACCTTCAGTTGGATTTTAACTCTTTGAGAAATTTTTTTAACTTACTTCTTGATGAATACTTTCCCTCTGAATTTCTTGATACAAAGACAAAACTTCAGGAGATAACTCAGGAGAAATTCAAAGTTACGCCAGAGTATGTTCTTCTTGAGGAGAGGGGACCAGAACATGATAAGGAGTTTGAGGTTGGGGTTTATATTAAGGGTAAGCTTATGGGTTTGGGAAAAGGAAAAAGTAAGAAGGAGGCAGAGAAAGAAGCTGCAAGGGAGGCAATAGAAAGACTTGGTGAAGAATAG
- the plsX gene encoding phosphate acyltransferase PlsX, with product MNKVIVDAMGGDYAPLEVVLGASLARKEFGIDSILVGRREEIRKILDEVGEDFEIVDARDVVTMEDKPIYAFRRKKDSSINVSMNLLKEKKGCVVVSAGNTGAVLTSSYFILGKIEGVVRPTQSAIIPTLSGFLVLVDAGANVDAKSDNLVEWAKMGKVFSKIVSGKERIKIGLLNIGEEEEKGNEITKEAYRLLKDAFPSEFEGNMEGKDFLTGKFDLCVTDGFTGNIALKSLEGEASLFLNIIRGIFKKNIITNLSWLLVGKEFKREFSKFDYEVYGGSPILGIDGVVIVAHGRSKRRAIKNAIKMGKELSDKGLIEKLRNEISH from the coding sequence GTGAACAAAGTAATAGTTGATGCAATGGGGGGTGATTATGCCCCCCTTGAAGTTGTTCTTGGTGCATCTCTTGCAAGGAAAGAATTTGGTATAGATTCTATACTCGTTGGAAGAAGGGAGGAGATAAGAAAAATATTAGATGAGGTGGGGGAGGATTTTGAAATTGTAGATGCAAGAGATGTGGTTACAATGGAAGATAAGCCAATATACGCCTTTAGAAGGAAAAAAGACTCATCTATAAATGTTTCCATGAATCTTCTTAAGGAGAAAAAGGGATGTGTAGTTGTCTCTGCAGGAAACACAGGGGCAGTTCTTACCTCCTCCTATTTTATTCTTGGAAAGATTGAGGGAGTTGTTAGACCAACTCAATCTGCAATAATACCAACACTCTCTGGTTTTCTTGTGCTTGTGGATGCTGGAGCAAATGTTGATGCAAAGAGTGATAATCTTGTAGAATGGGCAAAAATGGGCAAAGTTTTTTCAAAGATTGTGAGCGGGAAAGAGAGGATAAAGATAGGACTGTTGAACATTGGAGAGGAAGAGGAGAAGGGAAACGAGATTACAAAGGAAGCCTACAGGCTTCTTAAAGATGCATTTCCCTCTGAGTTTGAAGGTAATATGGAGGGTAAAGATTTTCTCACAGGAAAGTTTGATCTCTGTGTAACTGATGGATTCACAGGGAATATAGCACTTAAAAGCCTCGAGGGGGAGGCGAGTCTTTTTTTAAACATTATAAGAGGAATTTTTAAGAAAAACATAATTACAAATCTTTCATGGCTCCTTGTGGGGAAAGAGTTTAAAAGAGAGTTCTCAAAATTTGACTATGAGGTTTATGGTGGAAGTCCAATTCTTGGTATAGATGGAGTTGTAATAGTTGCTCATGGAAGGAGTAAGAGAAGAGCAATAAAAAATGCCATAAAGATGGGTAAGGAACTTTCAGACAAGGGGCTTATTGAGAAATTAAGGAATGAAATCTCTCATTAG
- the rpmF gene encoding 50S ribosomal protein L32, producing the protein MAEPKKKKSKSRTRMRRAKYYRMKELTLVECPHCHELILPHRVCPYCGYYAGEEVVVKEAEEE; encoded by the coding sequence ATGGCAGAACCGAAAAAGAAAAAGAGTAAATCAAGGACAAGAATGAGGAGAGCAAAGTATTATAGAATGAAGGAGCTTACGCTTGTAGAGTGTCCTCATTGTCATGAACTTATTCTGCCCCATAGAGTTTGCCCATACTGTGGATACTATGCTGGAGAAGAGGTTGTTGTAAAAGAGGCTGAAGAGGAGTGA